A genomic window from Armatimonadota bacterium includes:
- a CDS encoding alanyl-tRNA editing protein, with protein sequence MTQLLYLHDCYLQMFEATVTRVQDRAVVLDRTAFYPGGGGQPADQGRLRWSGGECRVTEMRKDGDEVWHVVEGALPPVGTAVRGELDWERRYRIMRHHSALHVLVGVVYRRFNALVTGGAIYPDRARMDFSLEDLSRERVAAIEAETNRIIEEHRRIVIRFLPREEFDRSDLMRLARNLVPQDVREVRVVEIEGFDAQADGGTHVANTREIGRLVVTRTENKGKANRRLEIALVG encoded by the coding sequence ATGACCCAACTCCTGTACCTGCACGACTGCTATCTCCAGATGTTTGAGGCCACGGTGACGCGGGTGCAGGATCGGGCCGTGGTCCTGGACCGAACCGCGTTCTATCCTGGTGGCGGCGGGCAGCCCGCCGACCAGGGCCGGCTGCGGTGGAGCGGCGGGGAGTGTCGTGTTACCGAAATGCGTAAGGACGGCGACGAGGTGTGGCACGTCGTGGAGGGCGCGCTCCCGCCGGTGGGCACCGCGGTGCGGGGGGAGCTGGACTGGGAGCGGCGCTACCGAATCATGCGGCACCACTCCGCGTTGCACGTGCTGGTGGGCGTGGTCTACCGGCGGTTCAACGCTCTGGTGACGGGGGGCGCGATCTACCCGGACCGCGCGCGCATGGACTTCTCGCTGGAGGACCTGAGCCGGGAACGCGTGGCGGCGATCGAGGCCGAGACCAACCGCATCATCGAGGAGCACCGGCGGATTGTGATTCGCTTCCTGCCGCGCGAGGAGTTTGACCGGTCTGATCTGATGCGCCTGGCCCGCAACCTCGTTCCGCAGGATGTCCGCGAGGTGCGGGTCGTGGAGATCGAGGGATTCGACGCCCAGGCCGACGGCGGCACGCACGTGGCGAACACCCGGGAGATCGGCAGGCTGGTCGTCACCAGGACGGAGAACAAAGGGAAGGCGA
- a CDS encoding site-2 protease family protein, translated as MWRRLLTALGVVGATVAVHEAAHAVAALRGGGTVREVGVGFGPAVLRTRIRHLSVVLRAFPLGGYAAVDAEAIPPRQRVGMLLAGPLANVALGLPLVYALRRQPLVPLGNEDRPVGLTGFLGTFAALFHAADQGAGAVGRLAGAINVGLGVMNLLPVYPLDGGYIVMSLMEARGAPPLARSAFMRLTAVVFALLVQAAVLADLRRLTGGGPAARHPRPALS; from the coding sequence ATGTGGCGCCGGCTGCTGACGGCTCTGGGGGTGGTCGGTGCCACCGTGGCCGTCCATGAGGCGGCCCACGCCGTGGCCGCCCTGCGGGGCGGGGGGACGGTGCGGGAGGTCGGCGTGGGCTTCGGTCCCGCCGTGCTGCGCACGAGGATCCGGCACCTGTCCGTCGTCCTGCGGGCGTTCCCGCTGGGGGGGTACGCCGCGGTGGATGCGGAGGCGATTCCGCCCCGCCAGCGCGTGGGCATGCTCCTGGCCGGCCCGCTGGCCAACGTCGCGCTGGGCCTGCCGCTGGTCTACGCTCTGCGCCGCCAGCCCCTGGTCCCGTTGGGGAACGAGGATCGTCCGGTCGGCCTCACCGGGTTCCTCGGGACCTTTGCTGCCCTGTTCCACGCCGCGGACCAGGGGGCCGGAGCGGTGGGACGGCTGGCCGGGGCCATCAACGTCGGGCTCGGCGTGATGAACCTGCTGCCGGTGTATCCCCTCGACGGCGGTTACATCGTCATGAGCCTGATGGAAGCCCGGGGGGCCCCGCCGCTGGCCCGCAGCGCCTTCATGCGTCTGACGGCGGTGGTCTTCGCCCTGCTGGTGCAGGCGGCGGTGCTGGCCGACCTTCGGCGGCTGACCGGCGGAGGTCCGGCGGCCCGACATCCCCGCCCCGCCCTCTCCTAG
- the gyrA gene encoding DNA gyrase subunit A, with protein sequence MALSDESRVVSQPIEKEMRTSYLDYAMSVIVSRALPDVRDGLKPVQRRILFGMLEAGLRPDRPYRKSAAVVGDVMKKYHPHGDVPIYEALVRMAQPWAFRYPLVDGQGNFGSIDGDPPAAMRYSECRLTPLALELLADIDKDTVDFVPNYDEYEREPVVLPSKVPHLLMNGAAGIAVGMASNIPPHNLGELVDGLVALIDDPQTDTEALLKIIKGPDFPTGGVILGRDGIKTAYATGRGSITVRARTEIEELRGGRTAIVVTEIPFMVNKSSLIERIADLVRNKKLAGVSDLRDESDRRGLRIVVELRRDANPQIVRNQLFKHTQLQTTFGANMVALVEGVPRTLGLRDILSHYLNHRRNVVLRRTRFELARAEERAHILEGYKVALKFLDEVIALIRRSKDVPAARAGLVRTFKLSEKQAEAILELQLRRLSQLEREKIEEEYRQLVKDIARFKEMLRDATAARPRLIMAAIRQELLEMKEKYGDARRTRITSKEAEEFEAEDLIPDADVVISLSHQNYIKRQPLETYRLQRRGTRGVQGMATREEDYVEQVLATTNHAFLLLFSDRGKVYRMKAHEVPEAGRTARGTALVNLLALAQGERINAMIALRSFEDEGSIFMATRRGVVKRTGLMEFINAKRAGIFAITLDRDDSLVGVRLIARDTEIILATQQGKALRFRAGQVREMGRAARGVTGIRLRGGDAVVGVADAKEGSTLLTVTELGFGKRTPIGQYPVKSRGGMGVINLNVSKKTGQVVSVRAVEDDDEVLIGTSSGVFNRIPAAQISVFGRTAQGVRVIRLEEGDRVAALARIPAKE encoded by the coding sequence ATGGCCCTTTCCGACGAATCCCGCGTCGTCTCGCAGCCCATCGAGAAGGAGATGCGCACCAGCTACCTGGACTATGCGATGTCCGTCATCGTCAGCCGGGCCCTCCCCGACGTGCGCGACGGCCTCAAACCGGTGCAGCGGCGCATCCTCTTCGGCATGCTGGAAGCGGGACTGCGGCCGGATCGTCCCTACCGCAAGTCCGCGGCCGTGGTCGGCGACGTGATGAAGAAATACCATCCCCACGGCGACGTGCCGATCTATGAAGCGCTGGTGCGGATGGCGCAACCCTGGGCCTTCCGCTACCCGCTTGTGGACGGCCAGGGCAACTTCGGCAGCATCGACGGCGACCCTCCGGCGGCGATGCGGTACAGCGAGTGCCGCCTCACCCCGCTGGCCCTGGAGCTGCTCGCCGACATCGATAAAGATACCGTGGACTTTGTCCCCAACTACGACGAGTATGAACGCGAGCCGGTGGTACTGCCCTCCAAGGTCCCGCACCTGCTCATGAACGGCGCCGCGGGCATCGCCGTGGGCATGGCCAGCAACATCCCGCCCCACAACCTGGGCGAGCTGGTGGACGGCCTGGTGGCGCTGATCGACGATCCGCAGACCGACACCGAGGCGCTGCTGAAGATCATCAAGGGGCCGGACTTTCCCACCGGGGGGGTGATTCTCGGCCGGGATGGGATCAAGACCGCCTACGCCACGGGCCGGGGCAGCATCACCGTGCGGGCCCGGACCGAGATCGAGGAGTTGCGCGGCGGGCGCACCGCCATCGTGGTCACTGAGATCCCCTTCATGGTGAACAAATCCTCGCTCATCGAGCGGATCGCCGACCTGGTGCGGAACAAGAAGCTGGCCGGGGTGAGCGATCTGCGCGACGAGTCCGATCGCCGCGGCCTGCGCATCGTGGTCGAGCTGCGCCGCGACGCCAATCCCCAGATCGTGCGCAACCAGCTCTTCAAGCACACCCAGCTGCAGACGACCTTCGGGGCGAACATGGTGGCGCTGGTGGAGGGCGTCCCGCGCACACTGGGGCTGCGGGACATCCTGAGCCACTATCTGAACCACCGGCGCAACGTGGTCCTTCGACGGACGCGGTTTGAGCTGGCCCGGGCCGAGGAACGGGCGCACATCCTGGAAGGCTACAAAGTCGCCCTGAAGTTCCTGGACGAGGTCATCGCCCTGATCCGTCGGTCCAAGGATGTCCCGGCGGCGCGGGCCGGCCTGGTCCGGACCTTCAAGCTGAGCGAGAAGCAGGCGGAGGCCATTCTCGAACTGCAGCTGCGGCGGCTGTCGCAGCTGGAGCGCGAAAAGATTGAGGAAGAGTACCGACAGCTGGTCAAAGACATTGCCCGCTTCAAGGAGATGCTGCGCGACGCCACCGCGGCCCGGCCCAGGCTGATCATGGCCGCTATCCGACAAGAGCTGCTGGAGATGAAGGAGAAGTACGGCGACGCGCGCCGCACGCGGATCACCAGCAAGGAGGCGGAGGAGTTCGAGGCCGAGGACCTCATCCCCGACGCCGATGTGGTGATCAGCCTGAGCCACCAGAACTACATCAAGCGCCAGCCGCTGGAGACCTACCGCCTGCAGCGGCGGGGCACGCGCGGCGTGCAGGGTATGGCCACGCGCGAAGAGGATTATGTGGAGCAGGTCCTGGCCACGACCAATCACGCTTTCCTGCTGCTGTTCAGCGACCGCGGCAAGGTGTACCGAATGAAGGCGCACGAGGTGCCCGAGGCGGGCCGCACCGCGCGGGGCACGGCGCTGGTCAACCTCCTGGCCCTGGCCCAGGGCGAGCGGATCAACGCCATGATCGCCCTGCGCTCCTTTGAGGACGAGGGCAGCATCTTCATGGCCACGCGCCGCGGCGTCGTTAAGCGCACCGGGCTCATGGAGTTCATCAACGCCAAGCGGGCCGGGATTTTCGCCATCACCCTGGACCGCGACGACAGTCTGGTCGGCGTGCGGCTCATCGCCAGGGACACCGAGATCATCCTGGCCACGCAGCAGGGCAAGGCGCTGCGCTTCCGGGCCGGCCAGGTGCGGGAGATGGGCCGCGCCGCGCGCGGGGTCACCGGCATCCGCCTGCGCGGCGGCGACGCCGTGGTCGGGGTGGCCGACGCGAAGGAAGGCAGCACCCTGCTCACCGTCACCGAGCTGGGCTTCGGCAAACGCACGCCCATCGGCCAGTACCCGGTGAAGAGCCGCGGCGGCATGGGCGTGATCAATCTCAACGTTTCAAAGAAGACCGGGCAGGTGGTCAGCGTGCGCGCCGTGGAGGACGACGACGAGGTGCTGATCGGGACCTCCAGCGGCGTCTTCAACCGCATCCCCGCGGCGCAGATTTCGGTCTTCGGTCGCACCGCGCAGGGCGTGCGGGTGATCCGCCTGGAGGAAGGCGATCGGGTCGCCGCGCTGGCCCGGATCCCGGCCAAGGAGTAG
- a CDS encoding GNAT family N-acetyltransferase codes for MTTAIRPAGQSTEQLPRVVGGREAAPAEWLAWAEEPGHDLVALDDGRVVGGIHVSIVSRTEAWMEALRVHPEAQGRGIGAQLVREAEAVARHYGAAVMRTAVPAHDYGALAVAERSGYRQVTRCLVAETDVTPGPAHLPYDAPVALPRPEQMPALLRFIESTAVLAAWERLLPLGWRFRRLVPELLRGLIKDRRVAAALRPDRSEVPQACALFARPEECLVIALIDGSPDGMQAVFGEIREQAQERGVRRLVVFAPQAEFLAPLGVREWRPHAWCPDGLVVVQKNLAA; via the coding sequence ATGACCACGGCGATTCGCCCCGCCGGTCAGAGCACCGAGCAGCTCCCCCGCGTCGTCGGCGGACGCGAGGCGGCGCCGGCGGAGTGGCTGGCCTGGGCCGAGGAACCGGGGCACGACCTGGTGGCGCTTGACGACGGGCGCGTCGTCGGCGGCATCCACGTCAGCATCGTCAGCCGCACCGAGGCCTGGATGGAAGCGCTGCGCGTCCATCCCGAGGCCCAGGGGCGCGGCATCGGCGCGCAGCTGGTGCGGGAGGCGGAGGCGGTAGCCCGGCACTACGGCGCGGCGGTGATGCGCACGGCGGTGCCGGCCCACGACTATGGCGCGCTCGCCGTCGCCGAGCGCAGCGGCTACCGGCAGGTGACGCGCTGTCTCGTCGCCGAGACCGATGTGACGCCGGGGCCGGCCCACCTCCCCTATGACGCGCCCGTGGCGCTGCCGCGCCCGGAGCAGATGCCCGCCCTCCTGCGCTTCATCGAGAGCACCGCGGTGCTGGCCGCCTGGGAGCGGCTCCTCCCGCTGGGCTGGCGATTCCGCCGCCTCGTCCCCGAGCTGCTCCGCGGGTTGATCAAGGACCGCCGCGTGGCCGCGGCGCTGCGCCCCGACCGTTCCGAGGTCCCGCAGGCCTGCGCCCTCTTCGCGCGGCCGGAGGAGTGCCTGGTCATCGCCCTGATCGACGGCTCGCCGGACGGGATGCAGGCGGTGTTTGGTGAGATCCGTGAGCAGGCGCAGGAACGGGGGGTGCGGCGGCTGGTGGTCTTTGCGCCCCAGGCCGAATTCCTCGCGCCCCTGGGCGTGCGCGAGTGGCGGCCGCACGCCTGGTGTCCTGACGGCCTCGTTGTCGTGCAGAAGAACCTCGCCGCGTAG